One Pseudomonas ekonensis DNA window includes the following coding sequences:
- the prfH gene encoding peptide chain release factor H, producing MILLQLSAAQGPEECALAVAKALLRLQAEADAQAVAVRIVEEEPGPRRGTLRSVLLALDGEQAERLADHWTGSLQWTCNSPYRPGHARKNWFFGGARFAPPAPELASEIHFETLRSSGPGGQHVNTTDSAVRATHLASGVSVKVQSERSQHANKRLALLLIGQRLAQQAEQVDSELRAERRLFHHRIERGNPRRVFRGERFEPADE from the coding sequence ATGATCCTGCTGCAACTCTCGGCGGCTCAGGGGCCGGAAGAATGTGCCCTGGCAGTGGCCAAGGCATTGCTCAGGCTGCAGGCCGAAGCGGATGCCCAGGCCGTGGCGGTACGGATAGTCGAAGAAGAGCCGGGGCCGCGGCGCGGTACCTTGCGCTCGGTGTTGCTGGCACTGGATGGCGAGCAGGCCGAGCGCCTGGCGGATCACTGGACGGGCTCGCTGCAATGGACGTGCAACAGTCCGTACCGGCCGGGGCATGCGCGCAAGAACTGGTTCTTTGGGGGCGCACGGTTTGCGCCGCCGGCACCGGAATTGGCGAGCGAGATCCACTTCGAGACCTTGCGTTCGTCCGGGCCGGGTGGTCAGCATGTCAACACCACCGACTCGGCAGTGCGCGCCACGCACCTGGCCAGCGGCGTCAGCGTCAAGGTACAGAGCGAGCGTAGCCAGCACGCCAACAAACGCTTGGCGCTGCTGCTCATCGGTCAACGCCTGGCGCAACAGGCAGAGCAGGTCGACAGCGAACTGCGCGCGGAGCGGCGGTTGTTCCATCACCGCATCGAGCGTGGCAATCCACGTCGGGTGTTTCGTGGCGAACGCTTCGAGCCGGCTGACGAGTAG
- the rpoD gene encoding RNA polymerase sigma factor RpoD, giving the protein MSGKAQQQSRIIELIKLGREQKYLTYAEVNDHLPEDISDPEQVEDIIRMINDMGIPVHESAPDADALMLADADTDEAAAEEAAAALAAVETDIGRTTDPVRMYMREMGTVELLTREGEIEIAKRIEEGIREVMSAIAHFPGTVEHILSEYDRVTSEGGRLSDVLSGYIDPDDGTAPPAAEVPPPLDAKAAKEEESDDDDDAESSDDEEEAESGPDPVIAAQRFGAVAEQMEITRKALKKHGRHNKAAIAELLVLADLFMPIKLVPKQFEGLVERVRSALDRLRQQERAIMQLCVRDARMPRADFLRQFPGNEVDESWSDALAKGKGKYAEAIARLQPDIIRCQQKLVALETETGLTIAEIKDINRRMSIGEAKARRAKKEMVEANLRLVISIAKKYTNRGLQFLDLIQEGNIGLMKAVDKFEYRRGYKFSTYATWWIRQAITRSIADQARTIRIPVHMIETINKLNRISRQMLQEMGREPTPEELGERMEMPEDKIRKVLKIAKEPISMETPIGDDEDSHLGDFIEDSTMQSPIDVATVESLKEATREVLSGLTAREAKVLRMRFGIDMNTDHTLEEVGKQFDVTRERIRQIEAKALRKLRHPTRSEHLRSFLDE; this is encoded by the coding sequence ATGTCCGGAAAAGCGCAACAGCAGTCTCGTATTATTGAGTTGATCAAACTGGGCCGTGAGCAGAAATATCTGACTTACGCCGAGGTCAACGACCACCTGCCCGAGGATATTTCAGATCCGGAGCAGGTGGAAGACATCATCCGCATGATTAACGACATGGGGATCCCCGTACACGAGAGTGCTCCGGATGCGGACGCCCTTATGCTGGCCGACGCCGATACCGACGAGGCCGCTGCGGAAGAAGCAGCCGCCGCGCTCGCGGCGGTGGAGACCGACATCGGTCGCACCACGGATCCCGTGCGCATGTACATGCGCGAAATGGGTACGGTCGAGCTTCTGACCCGCGAAGGCGAAATCGAGATCGCCAAGCGGATCGAAGAAGGCATCCGTGAAGTGATGAGCGCGATCGCCCACTTCCCCGGCACCGTCGAGCACATCCTCTCCGAGTACGACCGCGTCACGTCCGAAGGCGGCCGCCTGTCCGACGTGCTGAGCGGCTACATCGATCCGGACGACGGCACTGCGCCGCCGGCCGCCGAAGTGCCGCCGCCGCTCGACGCCAAGGCCGCGAAAGAGGAAGAGTCCGACGACGATGACGACGCCGAATCTTCCGATGACGAAGAAGAAGCCGAAAGCGGCCCGGATCCGGTCATCGCCGCCCAGCGTTTCGGCGCGGTCGCCGAGCAGATGGAAATCACCCGCAAGGCGCTGAAGAAGCACGGTCGCCACAACAAGGCGGCGATTGCCGAGCTGTTGGTTCTGGCCGACCTGTTCATGCCGATCAAACTGGTGCCGAAGCAATTCGAAGGCCTGGTCGAGCGTGTCCGCAGCGCCCTGGACCGCCTGCGTCAGCAAGAGCGCGCGATCATGCAGCTGTGCGTGCGTGACGCCCGCATGCCGCGTGCCGACTTCCTGCGCCAGTTCCCGGGCAACGAAGTCGACGAGAGCTGGTCCGATGCCCTGGCCAAAGGCAAAGGCAAATACGCCGAAGCCATCGCCCGCCTGCAGCCGGACATCATCCGTTGCCAGCAGAAGCTGGTCGCGCTGGAGACCGAAACCGGCCTGACCATCGCCGAGATCAAGGACATCAACCGTCGCATGTCGATCGGTGAGGCCAAGGCCCGCCGCGCGAAGAAAGAGATGGTCGAGGCGAACCTGCGTCTGGTGATCTCCATCGCCAAGAAGTACACCAACCGCGGCCTGCAGTTCCTCGACCTGATCCAGGAAGGCAACATCGGCCTGATGAAGGCGGTGGACAAGTTCGAATACCGTCGCGGCTACAAGTTCTCGACCTACGCGACCTGGTGGATCCGTCAAGCCATCACCCGTTCGATCGCCGACCAGGCGCGCACCATCCGTATTCCGGTGCACATGATCGAGACGATCAACAAGCTCAACCGCATTTCCCGCCAGATGCTGCAGGAAATGGGTCGCGAACCGACGCCGGAAGAGCTGGGCGAGCGCATGGAGATGCCTGAGGACAAGATCCGCAAGGTACTGAAGATCGCCAAAGAGCCGATCTCCATGGAAACCCCGATCGGTGATGACGAAGACTCCCATCTGGGTGACTTCATCGAAGACTCGACCATGCAGTCGCCGATCGATGTCGCCACCGTGGAGAGCCTGAAGGAAGCGACCCGCGAAGTGCTGTCCGGCCTCACCGCCCGTGAAGCCAAGGTGCTGCGGATGCGTTTCGGCATCGACATGAACACCGACCACACGCTGGAAGAGGTCGGCAAGCAGTTCGACGTGACCCGCGAGCGGATCCGTCAGATCGAAGCCAAGGCGCTGCGCAAGCTGCGCCACCCGACGCGGAGCGAGCATCTGCGCTCCTTCCTCGACGAGTGA
- a CDS encoding Lrp/AsnC family transcriptional regulator, which produces MPDIRPPVLDEIDRQLIAALQINARESVAMLARQLGIARTTVTSRLARLEKAKVITGYGVRLGQRVVDGGLQAYVGITVQPRSGKEVLRRLSAMAQVQQLCAVSGEFDYVAWLRTDSPEQLDQLLDQIGSVDGVEKTTTSIILSSKIDRGQPV; this is translated from the coding sequence TTGCCTGACATCCGCCCGCCCGTGCTCGACGAAATCGACCGTCAGCTGATCGCCGCCCTGCAAATCAACGCCCGCGAGAGCGTGGCGATGCTTGCGCGGCAATTGGGGATCGCCCGCACCACCGTGACGTCACGGCTGGCACGGCTGGAAAAGGCCAAGGTCATCACCGGTTACGGCGTGCGCCTGGGCCAGCGGGTGGTGGACGGCGGATTGCAGGCGTACGTGGGCATCACCGTGCAACCCCGCTCCGGGAAAGAGGTGTTGCGCCGGCTCAGCGCCATGGCGCAGGTGCAGCAACTGTGTGCGGTGAGTGGTGAATTCGATTATGTGGCGTGGCTGCGCACCGACTCGCCGGAGCAGCTGGATCAGTTGCTCGACCAGATCGGCAGCGTGGACGGGGTGGAAAAGACGACCACGTCGATCATCCTGAGCAGCAAGATTGACCGAGGGCAGCCGGTTTGA
- a CDS encoding RNA ligase RtcB family protein, with protein MGTCIRNLSDGAVLVAADDTWIEGKAIQQLETTARLGGMHRVAGMPDLHPGRGYPVGAAFFSVGRLYPTLVGNDIGCGMALWRTDIPTAKLHLDKLEKRLGNLDLPLDETWQEAVASFGLPATGHERSLGTIGGGNHFAELQQLDEGYDDAALAALGIERKHLLLLVHSGSRGLGEAILREQVDLFGHHGLEAGSEASTHYLSRHNGALRFAEANRQLIARRMLDRLRADGDVLLDINHNLVSPAQVDGLDGWLHRKGATPSDQGAVVIPGSRGDYSYLVQPIADERSLLSLAHGAGRKWMRSECKDRLASRYSVEQLSRTALGSRVICADRALIYEEAPEAYKAIDSVVGALREAGLVRVLARLKPVLTYKTRGGCC; from the coding sequence ATGGGCACTTGCATTCGCAATTTGTCCGACGGCGCCGTATTGGTCGCCGCGGACGACACCTGGATCGAAGGAAAAGCGATCCAACAACTCGAAACCACCGCTCGCCTAGGGGGCATGCATCGGGTGGCCGGCATGCCGGACCTGCATCCGGGGCGTGGCTATCCGGTCGGCGCGGCATTCTTTTCCGTGGGGCGTTTGTACCCGACGCTGGTCGGCAATGACATCGGCTGTGGCATGGCGCTGTGGCGCACGGACATCCCGACCGCCAAGCTGCATCTGGACAAGCTGGAGAAACGCCTTGGCAACCTCGACCTGCCGCTCGACGAGACGTGGCAGGAAGCCGTCGCCAGCTTCGGTTTGCCTGCCACGGGGCACGAGCGTTCTCTAGGCACCATTGGTGGTGGTAACCACTTCGCCGAGTTGCAGCAACTCGATGAAGGCTACGACGATGCGGCCCTGGCAGCCTTGGGCATCGAGCGCAAACACCTGCTGTTGCTGGTGCACAGCGGCTCGCGTGGTTTGGGCGAGGCGATCTTGCGTGAGCAGGTCGACCTGTTCGGTCATCACGGACTGGAGGCGGGCAGCGAGGCCAGCACTCATTACCTGAGCCGGCACAACGGCGCGCTGCGTTTTGCCGAAGCCAACCGTCAGTTGATTGCCCGGCGCATGCTCGACCGCTTGCGTGCCGATGGCGATGTACTGCTCGACATCAACCACAACCTGGTGTCGCCAGCGCAGGTCGACGGGCTCGATGGCTGGCTGCATCGCAAAGGCGCCACACCGTCGGATCAGGGGGCGGTGGTGATCCCTGGTTCGCGCGGCGACTACAGCTACTTGGTACAGCCGATCGCCGACGAGCGCAGCCTGTTGTCCCTGGCCCATGGCGCCGGACGCAAATGGATGCGCAGCGAGTGCAAGGACCGCCTCGCCTCGCGCTACAGCGTCGAGCAACTGAGTCGTACGGCACTAGGCAGCCGCGTGATCTGCGCCGACCGGGCGCTGATCTACGAGGAAGCGCCGGAGGCCTACAAGGCTATCGACTCGGTGGTGGGTGCCTTGCGTGAAGCGGGGTTGGTTCGCGTGCTGGCACGACTGAAACCGGTGCTCACCTACAAGACGCGCGGAGGGTGCTGCTGA
- a CDS encoding bifunctional diguanylate cyclase/phosphodiesterase: protein MPRLPTVLFLLSLITWTATAGALTLTDEERAWLAAHPDLRLGVDASWPPFEFRDDQNRYQGLAADYIDVIRQRLAIKLTPIEPVSWTVVLEQAKQGSLDLLPGIMSTPERQTYLAFTRPYLDFPIVILAHVGGPQPRKLDDLYGLKIAVVENYAPHELLRTHHPDLNLVAMPNVSSALQALATDEVDAVVGDLASSVWSLRQLKLDGLYVSGETPYRYQLAMAVPRDNKMLVTILDKVLADMSPEEISSIQEHWVGNVLDHRTFWSDLLIYGLPGLLLLFSVLAVVIRINRRLSSEIARRIDLEQELRSSEYHYRGLVESLSAIAWEARISDFTYSYVSPHAEDLLGYPLSHWLIPGFWRNIIHPADLTRAQTFCDHEVQAGRDHSLDYRVITADGRCLWVRDIVSLIEHGHEPVMRGLMIDISEAKRTEEALRLSEQKFASVFQQCPDILVIARLSDGCLLEVNEAFEEQIGLKAEEVIGQTATELNIWGIPGVGPGLLQRLQAGSIRNLEMPFRRSNGQLFTGLISAEPFDLDTTPALVVVVRDISQLKETQQQLQTSEEKFAKAFHASPDGLLLSRQSDGLLLEVNEGFSRITGYNSAMSVDRSALDLGIWVNLNERKQMLDLLHRDGYVRDFSCHIRRSDGQIRLCEVSSRPLPIGEDDCMLTIARDITERHLMQEKLQQAATVFESTAEGVLITDTQQHISAVNRAFTEITGYSESEALGHTPRLLASGLHDSAFYAAMWHQLTDEGHWQGEISNRRKNGELYPSWLTISAVRNRDRSITHFVAVFADISSLKHAQAKLDYQAHHDPLTGLPNRTLFENRLLMALNSQQEDGGQGAVLFLDLDRFKHINDSLGHPVGDLLLKGIAVRLKEQLRDIDTVARLGGDEFIILLPGLQQASDADHIANKLLHCFSAPFQAGEHEFFISASIGTSLYPRDGCDVATLVKNADAAMYRSKAKGRNRVESYTRDLTAQASERVALEHELRRAIERDELYLYYQPKISLDDHRLVGAEALIRWRHPNFGEVPPEHFIPLAEENGMILQIGDWVLETACRQMFEWNQIYESLGPLSVNLAGAQLRQPNLLGRIEQLLKDNRLRPDLLQLEITENFIMSQAEEALAVLHQLKRLGVQLAIDDFGTGYSSLSYLKRLPLDILKIDQSFVRGLPDDPHDAAIVRAIIALGRSMQFTVIAEGVESQAQEQFLAAEGCEQIQGYIVSLPLPPEEFAATFLRIAVSDFSDSTAAKPSL, encoded by the coding sequence ATGCCCAGACTGCCGACCGTGCTTTTTTTGCTGTCGCTGATCACCTGGACCGCAACGGCTGGCGCGCTGACTCTGACCGACGAAGAACGTGCCTGGCTGGCGGCTCACCCGGACTTGCGCCTGGGCGTGGACGCCTCGTGGCCGCCCTTCGAGTTCCGGGACGACCAGAACCGCTACCAGGGCCTGGCGGCGGACTACATCGACGTGATCCGCCAGCGCCTGGCAATCAAGCTCACGCCCATAGAGCCGGTGAGCTGGACGGTGGTGCTGGAGCAAGCGAAACAGGGCAGCCTGGACCTGCTGCCGGGCATCATGTCCACCCCGGAGCGCCAGACCTACCTGGCGTTCACCCGTCCGTACCTGGACTTCCCGATCGTCATCCTCGCCCACGTCGGTGGCCCGCAGCCGCGCAAACTGGACGATCTGTACGGCCTGAAAATCGCCGTGGTGGAAAACTACGCACCCCATGAATTGCTGCGCACCCACCACCCCGACCTGAACCTGGTGGCCATGCCCAACGTCAGTTCGGCGCTCCAGGCCCTGGCCACCGACGAGGTGGACGCCGTGGTCGGCGACCTCGCCTCCAGCGTCTGGAGCCTGCGCCAACTCAAGCTCGACGGCCTGTACGTCAGCGGCGAGACACCCTACCGCTACCAGCTGGCGATGGCCGTCCCCCGGGACAACAAGATGCTGGTGACCATCCTGGACAAGGTGCTCGCCGACATGTCTCCGGAGGAAATCAGCAGTATCCAGGAGCATTGGGTCGGCAACGTCCTCGATCACCGGACATTCTGGTCGGATCTTCTGATATACGGCCTGCCGGGCCTGCTGTTGCTGTTCAGCGTGCTGGCGGTGGTGATCCGCATCAACCGCCGCCTGAGTTCGGAGATCGCCCGGCGTATCGATCTCGAACAGGAGCTGCGCAGCAGCGAGTACCACTACCGGGGCCTGGTGGAGAGCCTGTCGGCCATCGCCTGGGAAGCGCGGATCAGCGATTTCACCTACAGCTACGTCTCGCCCCACGCCGAGGATCTGCTCGGTTATCCGCTCTCCCACTGGCTGATCCCCGGCTTCTGGCGCAACATCATCCACCCGGCGGACCTGACCCGGGCCCAGACCTTCTGCGACCACGAGGTGCAGGCCGGGCGCGACCACAGCCTGGACTACCGGGTGATCACCGCCGACGGCCGCTGCCTGTGGGTCCGCGACATCGTCAGCCTGATCGAACACGGCCACGAGCCGGTGATGCGCGGCCTGATGATCGACATCAGCGAAGCCAAGCGCACGGAAGAAGCGCTGCGGCTGTCGGAACAGAAATTCGCCTCGGTGTTCCAGCAGTGCCCGGACATCCTGGTCATCGCCCGGCTGTCCGACGGCTGCCTGCTGGAGGTCAACGAAGCCTTCGAAGAGCAGATCGGGCTGAAGGCCGAAGAGGTGATCGGCCAGACCGCCACCGAACTCAACATCTGGGGCATTCCCGGCGTCGGCCCCGGCCTGCTGCAACGCCTGCAGGCCGGCAGCATCCGCAACCTGGAGATGCCCTTTCGGCGCAGCAACGGCCAACTGTTCACCGGCCTGATCTCCGCCGAACCGTTCGACCTGGACACCACGCCGGCCCTGGTGGTGGTGGTGCGCGACATCTCCCAGCTCAAGGAAACCCAGCAACAGCTGCAGACCTCCGAGGAAAAGTTCGCCAAGGCGTTCCATGCCTCGCCGGACGGCCTGCTCCTGTCGCGCCAGAGCGACGGTCTGCTGCTGGAGGTCAACGAAGGCTTCAGCCGCATCACCGGCTACAACAGCGCCATGTCGGTGGATCGCTCGGCGCTGGATCTCGGGATCTGGGTCAACCTCAACGAACGCAAGCAGATGCTCGACCTGCTGCACCGCGACGGCTACGTGCGCGACTTCAGCTGCCACATCCGCCGCAGCGACGGGCAGATCCGGCTCTGCGAGGTCTCCAGCCGCCCGCTGCCGATCGGCGAGGACGACTGCATGCTGACCATCGCCCGGGACATCACCGAACGGCACCTGATGCAGGAGAAACTGCAGCAGGCGGCCACGGTGTTCGAAAGCACCGCCGAAGGCGTGCTGATCACCGACACCCAGCAGCACATCAGCGCCGTCAACCGCGCCTTCACCGAAATCACCGGCTACAGCGAAAGCGAGGCCCTGGGCCACACCCCTCGCTTGCTGGCGTCGGGCCTGCACGACAGCGCCTTCTATGCCGCCATGTGGCACCAGTTGACCGACGAAGGCCACTGGCAGGGCGAAATCTCCAACCGGCGCAAGAACGGCGAACTCTACCCCAGCTGGCTGACCATCAGCGCCGTGCGCAACCGCGACCGCTCCATCACCCACTTCGTCGCGGTGTTCGCCGACATCTCCAGCCTCAAGCACGCCCAGGCCAAGCTCGACTACCAGGCCCACCACGACCCCCTCACCGGCCTGCCGAACCGCACCCTGTTCGAAAACCGGTTGCTCATGGCACTGAACAGCCAACAAGAAGACGGCGGCCAGGGCGCGGTGCTGTTCCTGGACCTCGACCGCTTCAAACACATCAACGACAGCCTCGGCCACCCGGTCGGCGACCTGCTGCTCAAGGGCATCGCCGTGCGCCTGAAGGAACAGCTGCGCGACATCGACACCGTCGCCCGCCTGGGCGGCGACGAGTTCATCATCCTGTTGCCCGGCCTGCAGCAGGCCAGCGACGCCGACCACATCGCCAACAAGCTGCTGCACTGCTTCAGCGCGCCGTTCCAGGCCGGCGAGCACGAGTTCTTCATCAGCGCCAGCATCGGCACCAGCCTCTACCCTCGGGACGGTTGCGACGTGGCCACGCTGGTCAAGAACGCCGACGCGGCGATGTACCGCTCCAAGGCCAAGGGCCGCAACCGCGTCGAAAGCTACACCCGCGACCTCACCGCCCAGGCCAGCGAACGCGTGGCCCTGGAGCACGAACTGCGCCGGGCCATCGAGCGCGATGAGCTGTACCTCTACTACCAGCCGAAAATCAGCCTCGACGACCACCGCCTGGTCGGCGCCGAAGCCCTGATCCGCTGGCGCCACCCCAACTTCGGCGAGGTGCCGCCGGAGCATTTCATTCCGCTGGCCGAAGAGAACGGCATGATCCTGCAGATCGGCGACTGGGTGCTGGAGACCGCCTGCCGGCAGATGTTCGAGTGGAACCAAATCTACGAAAGCCTCGGACCGCTGTCGGTCAACCTCGCCGGCGCCCAGCTGCGCCAGCCGAACCTGCTGGGCCGCATCGAGCAACTGCTCAAGGACAACCGCCTCAGGCCGGACCTTTTGCAGTTGGAGATCACCGAAAACTTCATCATGAGCCAGGCCGAAGAGGCTCTCGCGGTGCTGCACCAGCTCAAGCGCCTGGGCGTGCAACTGGCCATCGACGACTTCGGCACCGGCTATTCCTCGCTCAGTTACCTCAAGCGCCTGCCGCTGGACATCCTCAAGATCGACCAGTCCTTCGTCCGCGGCCTGCCCGACGACCCGCACGACGCAGCCATCGTCCGCGCCATCATCGCCCTGGGCCGCAGCATGCAGTTCACCGTGATCGCCGAAGGCGTGGAGTCCCAGGCCCAGGAGCAGTTCCTCGCCGCCGAAGGCTGCGAACAGATCCAGGGCTACATCGTCAGCCTGCCCTTGCCGCCCGAAGAGTTCGCCGCCACGTTTCTGCGCATCGCCGTATCGGATTTTTCGGATAGCACAGCCGCCAAACCGTCGCTATAA
- a CDS encoding flavin monoamine oxidase family protein: protein MNKNNRHPADGKKPVTIFGPDFPFAFDDWIEHPAGLGSIPEQHHGAEVAIVGAGIAGLVAAYELMKLGLKPVVYEASKLGGRLRSQAFNGTDGIVAELGGMRFPVSSTAFYHYVDKLGLETKPFPNPLTPASGSTVIDLEGKTHYAQKLADLPALFQEVADAWADALEDGARFGEIQQAIRDRDVPRLKELWNTLVPLWDDRTFYDFVATSKAFAKLSFHHREVFGQVGFGTGGWDSDFPNSMLEIFRVVMTNCDDHQHLVVGGVEQVPQGIWRHVPERCVHWPQGTSLKSLHRGAPRSGVKKIAHAPGGRFAVTDNNGDTREYAAVLTTCQSWLLTTQIECEETLFSQKMWMALDRTRYMQSSKTFVMVDRPFWKDKDPETGRDLMSMTLTDRLTRGTYLFDNGDDKPGVICLSYSWMSDALKMLPHPVEKRVKLALDALKKIYPKVDIASRIIGDPITVSWEADPHFLGAFKGALPGHYRYNQRMYAHFMQDEMPAEQRGIFIAGDDVSWTPAWVEGAVQTSLNAVWGIMKHFGGATHKENPGPGDVFKDIGPVALPE, encoded by the coding sequence ATGAACAAGAACAATCGCCATCCTGCAGACGGTAAAAAACCGGTCACCATCTTCGGCCCGGACTTCCCCTTCGCCTTCGACGACTGGATCGAACACCCGGCCGGCCTGGGCAGCATTCCCGAGCAGCACCACGGCGCGGAAGTGGCGATCGTCGGCGCCGGCATCGCCGGGCTGGTGGCCGCGTACGAGCTGATGAAGCTGGGCCTCAAGCCCGTAGTCTACGAGGCCTCCAAGCTCGGTGGCCGCCTGCGCTCCCAGGCGTTCAACGGCACCGACGGCATCGTCGCGGAACTGGGCGGTATGCGTTTCCCGGTGTCGTCCACCGCGTTCTACCACTATGTCGACAAGCTCGGCCTGGAAACCAAACCTTTCCCCAACCCGCTGACGCCGGCCTCCGGCAGCACCGTGATCGACCTGGAAGGCAAGACCCATTACGCCCAGAAACTGGCGGATCTTCCTGCACTGTTCCAGGAAGTGGCCGACGCCTGGGCGGACGCCCTGGAGGACGGCGCGCGCTTCGGCGAGATCCAGCAGGCGATCCGCGACCGCGACGTGCCGCGCCTCAAGGAGCTGTGGAACACCCTCGTGCCGCTGTGGGACGACCGCACGTTCTACGACTTTGTCGCCACCTCCAAGGCGTTCGCCAAACTGTCGTTCCACCACCGCGAAGTGTTCGGCCAGGTCGGCTTCGGCACCGGCGGCTGGGACTCGGACTTCCCCAACTCGATGCTGGAAATCTTCCGCGTGGTGATGACCAACTGCGACGATCACCAGCACCTGGTGGTCGGCGGCGTGGAACAGGTGCCGCAAGGCATCTGGCGGCACGTGCCGGAGCGTTGCGTGCACTGGCCGCAAGGCACCAGCCTGAAATCGCTGCACCGCGGCGCGCCGCGTTCGGGCGTGAAGAAGATCGCCCATGCGCCGGGCGGCCGTTTCGCCGTCACCGACAACAACGGCGACACCCGCGAGTACGCCGCCGTGCTGACCACCTGCCAGAGTTGGCTGCTGACCACCCAGATCGAATGCGAAGAGACCCTGTTCTCGCAAAAGATGTGGATGGCCCTCGACCGCACCCGCTACATGCAGTCGTCGAAGACCTTCGTGATGGTCGACCGGCCGTTCTGGAAGGACAAGGATCCGGAAACCGGCCGCGACCTGATGAGCATGACCCTCACCGACCGCCTCACCCGCGGCACCTATCTGTTCGACAACGGCGACGACAAGCCGGGCGTGATCTGCCTGTCGTACTCGTGGATGAGCGACGCGTTGAAGATGCTCCCGCACCCGGTGGAAAAGCGCGTGAAACTGGCGCTGGACGCGTTGAAGAAGATCTACCCGAAGGTCGACATCGCCTCGCGCATCATCGGCGATCCGATCACCGTGTCGTGGGAAGCCGACCCGCACTTCCTCGGTGCCTTCAAGGGCGCCCTGCCCGGCCACTACCGCTACAACCAGCGCATGTACGCGCACTTCATGCAGGACGAGATGCCGGCCGAACAGCGCGGGATCTTCATCGCCGGCGATGACGTGTCGTGGACGCCGGCGTGGGTCGAAGGCGCGGTGCAGACTTCGCTCAACGCGGTGTGGGGAATCATGAAACACTTCGGCGGCGCCACCCATAAAGAGAACCCGGGCCCGGGTGACGTGTTCAAAGACATCGGCCCAGTCGCCTTGCCCGAGTAA